The following proteins are co-located in the Myroides profundi genome:
- a CDS encoding AAA family ATPase produces the protein MNAINQYITFLKEYKKLLERGVKDVLNSTVSSNFIWNNEIDDFINAGICESILTDIFTFKFKKQPLIFSLEKPLKPNINIPKKFIGIIEFDEVKNKFESINGDEQELQNFQSSIEGKTEIEKLKKFKSNKEVYSKLYRAYNDIKNDSNLEIVLSVGFVQYSKLNTNGNLSKTNQHLFHFPLFLDIDSNNVVKIVFSTLENPYVDFFFLNNTPIEKEILSNIVDKFEEQIMELGYEYIYENDFKELISKSIQKISSNSEFENSVYRPENDNFREGHFRISFSPAINIKQRKPRFFEKLTDSIIKYNGENEIEARLFNLLVRNPDSLGNNSYTKPNYFKDELFETYKYKAKNLNGEDDFSVFFPLPFNKEQKQIYENYLKNRLTVVTGPPGTGKSHTIVNILCSLLAQGKRVLVTAQTDKALESLLDKIPETFDDLIFTKIQLETNQNRFSLEKSIGKISKILTDNFYLNIDSKIDELDSLKGEYIKLKSEIIQTLEKEYTQIKINDSFNNLRAYQIVEKFESKDSKEWSWIQDELTHEELSNFEIIRQDILKYKELSDIEIRYSNSLDIDISIVLDKLEHFDFKHFLSIQENYNQQLIHLGLTEYSKDKVLKIQLEKITDITSKFSTSDIVLKNIKELDQLQKQINFYVSKENLTTNKGFSDLIHNGTQYLLDIETYLSFAENGKAGFLTRLANSNFKRVSYLEQFTINGKKCNNKIEIFQLKSLIENLLVINNNFNALKESGYSFSFDDNSNLFEKYKVLNDVLKKVENNKNVVSQIQFDSDFINFAEYSQINLFNIDELSRKAILLKEDFEKLQNLSNNLTDQKQMLQDLDSIIDQSTMKAIFSEFLPVNKIDNVQKFEHLKSKFLEVGRQIEIEQTFNNLKKSLINLLPNTFASLNNVPNHYILSENFEYASANKFIKQNEFIDLQKCKEELFFINKKIFQAKCDILFDLAKSNFKNKFEKDEIDAFINLLEVYKYNLSQSTRKIRNQTQYQILTRKNSIDISKRLSCWVMKFNDVLNSVGSEPEIFDCIIVDEASQLDFNSLILSYYAENMIIVGDDKQTSPSSLTGADGNDFEAIKNKYLKFLGTNALHIKSDNSLFMLSKMVAGTSNLSLKEHFRCVPEIIEFSKREFYDNSLRPLKQINSNRLNPKETFFVKDAFAEDKIVHKEVQEIKRFLQKILNDELYINKSIGVVSLGTVNHTEKLKDIKEDLAYEFGKEKIDKHKLIIEDSPKFQGDERDVMIVSLGVALDFIKLKENQNAKPRAIISSQDEFKKINVALSRAKEQMILFHSVKFDHLQPNDFRNKILAFFNDEVKLMQPLQIDNYNIERFRHNVPEPFDSWFEYDITKFLIEKGYSYIQPQYNVKEAELFYNHKLKKEVYINFKIDLVVYHNGKMIAIECDGDPFHSLPEDVIYDIERQEFLERVGWKVYRVLYSAFKRNPQVEIEKMIDFIEMNTKKDTTIIVQQPIQAREVSENGLNGYEEVGGDNSKDVS, from the coding sequence ATGAATGCAATTAATCAATATATAACCTTTCTAAAAGAATATAAAAAACTACTTGAAAGAGGCGTGAAAGACGTGTTAAATTCCACTGTTTCGAGTAACTTCATTTGGAACAATGAAATTGACGATTTCATTAATGCGGGTATTTGTGAATCTATATTAACAGACATTTTTACATTTAAATTTAAAAAACAGCCTTTAATTTTCTCATTAGAAAAACCTTTAAAACCCAACATAAATATTCCAAAAAAATTTATTGGAATTATTGAGTTTGATGAAGTCAAGAATAAGTTTGAAAGCATAAATGGAGATGAACAAGAACTTCAGAACTTTCAAAGTTCAATAGAAGGTAAAACTGAAATAGAAAAATTAAAAAAGTTCAAGAGTAATAAAGAGGTTTATTCAAAGCTATATAGGGCATATAATGACATCAAAAATGATTCAAATTTAGAAATTGTTTTAAGTGTTGGATTCGTTCAATATTCAAAACTTAACACTAATGGAAACTTATCGAAAACCAATCAACACTTATTTCATTTTCCACTATTTTTAGATATTGATTCAAACAATGTGGTGAAAATCGTATTTTCAACATTAGAAAATCCTTATGTAGATTTTTTCTTTCTAAATAACACTCCTATAGAGAAAGAAATATTATCAAATATTGTAGATAAGTTTGAAGAACAAATTATGGAATTAGGCTATGAATATATTTATGAAAATGATTTTAAAGAGTTAATCTCAAAATCTATTCAAAAAATTTCTAGTAATTCCGAGTTTGAAAATTCTGTATATAGACCAGAAAACGACAATTTTAGAGAAGGTCATTTTAGAATTTCATTTTCTCCAGCTATAAATATCAAACAAAGAAAACCACGTTTTTTTGAAAAATTAACCGACTCAATCATTAAGTATAATGGAGAAAATGAAATTGAAGCGAGGTTATTCAATTTATTAGTAAGAAATCCTGATTCATTAGGAAATAATTCATATACTAAACCAAACTATTTTAAAGATGAACTTTTTGAAACATATAAATATAAGGCCAAAAACTTAAATGGAGAGGACGACTTTTCTGTTTTTTTTCCTCTTCCATTTAACAAAGAGCAAAAACAGATTTATGAAAATTATTTAAAGAATAGATTAACAGTTGTAACAGGTCCTCCAGGAACAGGAAAGTCACATACAATTGTAAATATTCTTTGCTCTTTGTTAGCTCAAGGTAAAAGAGTTCTTGTTACAGCTCAAACAGACAAGGCTTTAGAATCATTATTAGATAAGATACCAGAAACTTTTGATGATTTAATTTTCACAAAAATTCAATTAGAAACCAATCAAAATAGGTTTTCTTTAGAAAAAAGCATTGGAAAGATTTCAAAAATTCTTACAGATAATTTTTACCTAAATATTGATTCTAAAATAGATGAATTAGACAGTTTAAAAGGAGAATATATAAAACTTAAATCTGAAATTATCCAAACTCTTGAAAAAGAATATACACAAATTAAAATCAATGATTCTTTTAACAATTTAAGAGCCTATCAAATAGTTGAAAAATTTGAATCTAAAGATTCGAAAGAATGGAGTTGGATTCAAGATGAACTCACACATGAAGAATTATCTAATTTTGAAATAATTAGACAAGATATATTGAAGTATAAAGAATTATCTGATATTGAAATTCGATATAGTAATTCTTTAGATATTGATATTTCAATAGTTTTAGACAAATTGGAGCATTTTGATTTTAAACATTTTCTTTCAATTCAAGAAAATTACAATCAGCAATTAATTCATTTAGGATTAACGGAATATTCTAAAGATAAGGTTTTAAAAATACAGTTAGAAAAAATAACAGATATTACGAGTAAATTTTCAACATCTGATATTGTTCTAAAAAATATTAAAGAATTAGATCAGCTTCAAAAACAAATCAATTTTTATGTTTCAAAAGAGAATCTGACAACAAATAAAGGTTTCAGTGATCTTATACACAATGGAACACAATATCTTTTAGACATAGAAACCTATTTGTCTTTTGCTGAAAATGGTAAAGCAGGTTTTTTAACAAGACTTGCAAATTCAAATTTTAAACGAGTTTCATATTTGGAGCAATTTACTATTAATGGTAAAAAATGTAATAATAAAATTGAAATATTTCAATTAAAATCTCTAATTGAAAACCTTCTTGTCATCAATAATAATTTCAATGCATTGAAAGAAAGTGGTTATTCATTTTCTTTTGATGATAATTCTAATTTATTTGAAAAATATAAGGTTTTAAATGATGTTCTAAAGAAAGTAGAAAACAACAAAAATGTTGTTTCTCAAATCCAGTTTGATTCTGATTTCATAAATTTCGCAGAATATAGTCAGATTAATTTATTTAATATTGATGAATTATCCAGGAAAGCAATTTTATTAAAAGAGGATTTTGAAAAACTACAAAATCTAAGTAATAACTTGACTGACCAAAAACAAATGCTTCAAGATCTTGACAGTATTATAGATCAATCTACGATGAAAGCAATTTTTTCAGAATTTTTACCTGTGAATAAAATTGATAATGTTCAAAAATTTGAACACTTAAAAAGCAAATTTCTTGAAGTAGGTAGACAAATTGAAATTGAACAGACTTTTAATAATCTAAAAAAGTCTCTAATTAACTTACTTCCGAATACTTTTGCGTCTCTTAATAATGTTCCTAATCATTATATTTTAAGTGAGAACTTTGAATATGCTTCTGCAAATAAGTTTATAAAACAAAATGAATTTATTGATTTACAAAAATGTAAGGAAGAATTGTTTTTTATCAATAAAAAAATATTTCAAGCCAAATGCGATATTTTATTTGATTTAGCCAAATCAAATTTTAAGAATAAGTTTGAGAAAGATGAAATTGATGCATTCATAAATCTTTTAGAAGTGTATAAATACAATCTTTCTCAAAGCACTAGAAAAATTCGAAATCAAACACAATATCAAATATTAACTCGTAAAAATAGCATTGATATAAGTAAACGTTTATCATGTTGGGTGATGAAATTTAACGATGTTTTAAATTCAGTCGGAAGTGAACCTGAAATCTTTGATTGTATTATTGTAGATGAAGCGAGTCAGTTAGATTTCAATAGTCTTATTTTAAGCTATTATGCTGAAAATATGATAATAGTTGGAGATGACAAACAAACATCTCCAAGTAGTTTAACAGGTGCAGATGGCAACGATTTTGAGGCTATAAAAAACAAATATCTGAAATTTTTAGGTACTAATGCACTTCATATAAAAAGTGATAATAGTTTGTTTATGCTTTCGAAAATGGTTGCGGGGACTTCTAATTTATCACTTAAAGAACATTTTAGATGTGTTCCTGAAATCATAGAATTTTCAAAAAGAGAATTCTATGATAATTCACTAAGACCTTTAAAACAAATTAATTCAAACAGACTAAATCCAAAAGAAACTTTTTTTGTTAAAGATGCTTTTGCTGAAGATAAAATAGTTCACAAAGAGGTTCAAGAAATAAAGCGGTTTCTTCAAAAAATTTTGAATGATGAATTGTATATTAATAAATCAATAGGTGTAGTTAGTTTAGGAACTGTAAACCATACTGAGAAGCTTAAAGATATAAAAGAGGATCTAGCATATGAATTTGGAAAGGAAAAAATAGATAAACATAAACTAATTATTGAGGATTCTCCTAAATTTCAAGGAGATGAAAGAGATGTTATGATAGTTTCATTAGGTGTCGCATTGGATTTTATAAAATTAAAAGAAAATCAAAATGCAAAACCAAGAGCAATAATAAGTAGTCAAGATGAATTTAAGAAAATTAATGTTGCTTTAAGTAGAGCAAAAGAACAGATGATTTTGTTTCATTCTGTCAAATTTGACCATTTGCAACCAAATGATTTCCGAAATAAAATTCTTGCTTTTTTCAATGATGAAGTAAAACTTATGCAACCTTTACAAATTGATAATTATAATATTGAAAGATTTAGACATAATGTTCCTGAACCATTTGATAGTTGGTTCGAATATGATATAACAAAATTTCTTATTGAAAAGGGATACAGTTATATTCAACCTCAATATAATGTAAAAGAAGCTGAACTTTTTTATAATCATAAGCTGAAAAAGGAGGTTTATATAAATTTCAAAATAGATTTAGTTGTTTACCACAACGGTAAAATGATTGCAATTGAATGTGATGGGGATCCATTTCATTCACTTCCTGAAGATGTAATCTATGATATAGAAAGACAAGAATTTTTAGAACGTGTTGGCTGGAAAGTATATCGTGTACTCTATTCTGCATTTAAGAGAAACCCGCAAGTAGAAATTGAAAAAATGATAGACTTTATCGAAATGAATACTAAAAAAGATACTACAATAATTGTTCAGCAACCTATTCAAGCTCGGGAAGTTTCTGAGAATGGATTAAATGGTTATGAAGAAGTAGGAGGTGATAATTCAAAAGATGTTTCTTAG